One Benincasa hispida cultivar B227 chromosome 5, ASM972705v1, whole genome shotgun sequence genomic window carries:
- the LOC120078255 gene encoding peroxidase 56-like encodes MAISPKLFFLLFLQLMLVSSLSNIAGAQDLAVGFYRRSCPGVEYIVAKTVAQYVKKQPTIAASLLRVHFHDCFVRGCDGSVLLNSIPNNPAEKDAFPNLSLRGFNVVDAVKAAVEKQCPGIVSCADILALIARDAVRMIGGPLWEVPMGRRDGTVSISREALINLPPPFANISSLKTSFLSKGLSVKDLVVLSGAHTIGVSHCSSFSNRLYNFTGKGDADPKLDKYYAVALKKKCKPNDQKTIVEMDPGSFKTFDQSYYTLVSKRRGMFQSDSALLDDPDTKAYVQFQSSTRGATFAADFAESMINMGNIGVLTGTDGEIRRRCAFVN; translated from the exons ATGGCCATTAGTCCAAagcttttcttccttctctttttgcAGCTAATGCTTGTATCGTCTCTCTCGAACATCGCCGGAGCACAAGACTTGGCGGTTGGGTTTTACCGGCGCAGCTGCCCCGGGGTGGAGTATATCGTCGCCAAAACGGTGGCTCAATATGTTAAGAAACAACCAACAATAGCTGCTTCTTTGTTGAGAGTACACTTCCATGACTGCTTTGTTAGG GGTTGTGATGGTTCTGtactattaaattccataccaaACAACCCAGCTGAGAAAGATGCCTTTCCCAACCTTAGTTTAAGAGGTTTCAATGTCGTTGACGCCGTTAAAGCTGCTGTCGAAAAGCAATGTCCTGGCATCGTTTCTTGTGCTGATATCCTCGCTTTGATAGCTCGCGACGCCGTTAGAATG ATTGGAGGCCCACTGTGGGAAGTTCCGATGGGAAGAAGAGACGGAACCGTATCAATCTCCAGAGAAGCTTTGATTAATTTGCCTCCTCCCTTCGCTAATATCTCATCTCTCAAAACAAGTTTCCTCTCCAAAGGTCTCTCCGTCAAAGATCTAGTCGTTTTATCCG GAGCACACACAATCGGAGTCTCTCACTGCTCCTCCTTCTCCAACCGCCTCTACAATTTCACCGGCAAAGGCGACGCCGATCCCAAACTAGACAAATACTACGCCGTCGCACTCAAGAAGAAATGCAAACCAAATGATCAGAAAACAATCGTCGAGATGGATCCTGGAAGTTTCAAGACCTTCGATCAAAGTTACTATACTCTCGTTTCCAAGAGAAGAGGAATGTTCCAGTCCGATTCCGCTCTTCTCGACGATCCTGATACCAAAGCCTACGTTCAGTTTCAGTCCAGTACACGCGGCGCTACTTTCGCCGCCGATTTTGCTGAATCCATGATCAATATGGGGAATATCGGCGTCCTCACCGGTACCGACGGCGAAATTCGGCGCCGATGTGCTTTTGTTAACTGA